The Coffea eugenioides isolate CCC68of chromosome 8, Ceug_1.0, whole genome shotgun sequence genome has a segment encoding these proteins:
- the LOC113780580 gene encoding vetispiradiene synthase 1-like yields the protein MYTKEIEVLKVEVMSMLLATGATMMQKLDFIDKIERLGISYHFEDEIQNQLEQLFNLSTNLGRYLEYDLSTAALQFRLFRQYGFNISCGIFNQFVDPNGKFKDSLYSDLRGLLNLYEAAQVKAQQDKILEEVLAFTTTYLTPEIPHMGSNILPFHKGIPRYEAYCYISMYEEDECNNKLLLRLAKLDYHLSQMLNKQDLCEILRWGKELDILSKVPYARDRFVECYFWDVGTIYEPRHSFARMTLAKAIAIAGIIDNTYDAYGTLDELKILTEAVERCDGNGIEQLSDYLKTSYMILLNFNKELEEDLSKKQTSAAFMGMDSATKDVMDWMPTHPKLFVALGKHTRLLNDVGSYKFERETGSGMAIECYMKDYNVFEEEAMKKFEDMAVDAWKDINEQCLRLTTIPRKILKVILNLARLCEVVYKQRGDGFTNQRRIEAHIKAILVDSISL from the exons ATGTACACCAAAGAGATTGAAGTTTTGAAGGTAGAAGTGATGAGCATGCTTCTGGCAACAGGAGCAACCATGATGCAAAAATTGGATTTCATTGACAAAATAGAACGACTCGGTATCTCGTATCACTTTGAGGATGAGATTCAAAATCAACTAGAACAGCTTTTCAATCTATCTACCAACTTGGGAAGGTATCTAGAATATGATTTATCTACTGCAGCACTTCAGTTTCGACTTTTCAGGCAATATGGTTTTAATATCTCTTGTG GAATTTTCAACCAATTCGTTGATCCTAATGGTAAGTTCAAGGACTCCTTATACAGCGACTTAAGAGGTCTCCTAAATCTATATGAAGCTGCTCAGGTCAAAGCACAGCAAGACAAAATTTTAGAAGAAGTTCTTGCTTTCACAACCACCTACTTGACACCTGAAATTCCCCATATGGGTtctaatattctt CCATTCCATAAGGGCATACCAAGATATGAGGCTTATTGTTACATCTCCATGTACGAGGAAGATGAATGTAATAACAAACTACTATTACGGCTCGCCAAATTGGATTATCACTTGTCGCAGATGCTGAATAAACAAGACCTTTGTGAGATATTAAG GTGGGGAAAGGAACTGGACATCCTATCAAAAGTTCCATATGCAAGGGACAGATTTGTGGAATGCTACTTTTGGGATGTTGGAACCATTTATGAACCTCGGCACTCTTTTGCTCGAATGACTTTGGCAAAAGCAATAGCCATTGCTGGAATAATTGACAATACCTATGATGCTTATGGCACTCTTGATGAACTCAAAATATTAACGGAAGCTGTGGAAAG ATGCGATGGAAATGGAATTGAGCAGCTCTCAGACTACTTGAAGACTTCTTATATGATACTTTTGAATTTTAATAAGGAGCTTGAGGAAGATTTATCAAAAAAACAAA CATCTGCAGCTTTCATGGGCATGGATAGTGCCACAAAGGATGTTATGGACTGGATGCCAACTCATCCTAAACTCTTTGTTGCTTTAGGAAAACATACCCGATTGCTTAATGATGTCGGCAGTTACAAG TTTGAGAGAGAAACGGGCAGTGGCATGGCTATTGAATGCTACATGAAGGACTATAATGTATTCGAGGAAGAGGCAATGAAGAAGTTTGAAGACATGGCTGTGGATGCTTGGAAGGATATAAATGAGCAATGCTTGAGACTTACTACCATTCCAAGAAAAATTCTCAAAGTGATTCTCAATCTAGCAAGATTATGCGAAGTTGTTTACAAGCAGCGTGGAGATGGATTCACTAATCAACGAAGAATTGAAGCCCATATAAAGGCAATACTTGTGGATTCCATATCTCTTTGA